GTGCGGCAGTATTGAAGAACCGTCTGTCCTTCTTGCCATGCGGATGCTCCTGTATTCGGACCACCAGTAGTTCCGTAATTGTCCCAAAGATCCTTAACTGCAGCCTTGCTCTTGAACTTCAGAGTAGCAAAGGTTCCGACCGCAGATGTGCCGTATGCGTATGCATTATCTAGTGTGCTGCGATCCACAAAGTTATAGTGAGGAACGAATACTGCACCTTTCAGGTGACCTTCGAAAGCAATTGCGCCTCCTCCTGTTAAGGTGGTTCCAGTCGCATTCTCCGCACCAGCATACTCTTGGTAACCTGCGGAAGCAGTGTAAGTGCTCGGATCATCAACAGTATTTTTTGTCCGAACGTCTGCAATCAGCACGTTCTTAGAAACTCCTGCAACACTATGGTTACCATTGTTCTTAGCGATATCGATGATATCCTGAACACTAAGAGCCAACACTCTGTTATCCACATGCTTCAGTTGTTTAACAGAGAAGGTTCCATCCAATGGAGGAACAGATGCATCCGAATCGTTTCCAAGTTCAGACTCAGGGAACTGGCCTTTGATGCTTCCGTTCAGGACTGCAAGGTGAGTGTTGTCCACACCCCAGTACTTGGAGATATAGTGCTGGTGACCGATGGATCCGTAATTGTCTCCGTTACCACTTGCAAAAACAATTAAGTCCTTAGTAGGATCGATGCCGTAAGTCTGAAACCAAGCGTCGATATTCGCTCCGCTGATAATTCCGAAACCGCCGGTAGATGCATTCCCGCCAGGAATAGAAATCGTACCGTTGCTTCTTGTTTCACGGAAAGTCTTCCACGAATATTGCGCAGGAGTATTTCCATCCACCGCAACGAAGACCTTCACTCCAGTTGTAGGAAGAATTAAGCTCTTGTTCGAATCAGTTCCCACACGGTTCGCTTGGTAGATCACCAAGTTACCCGTAATACCTGCAGGCTTATTCGCGGACCAATTGCTTACCCAAGTTCTGAGAGTTGTCGAAGAGATCAGACCGTATTTGTTGTCGTCGTAATTGTCAGAAGATTCCACCACCAGATCAGAAGCAGAAGAAACCTTAACGCCGGTTCCTCCACCAAGACCAAGAGCGGCTAATCCTGCACTACTGCCACCGCCTCCTCCGCCACAGTTCCCAAGTAATCCCAGCGAAACTGCTAGGAGGCTCGTATATATAAGAGTGTTTTTCATTTTGTTTTCCTCGATAGCTGGTCCGGTCGGGCTTCCCTCGTTTCTCTCCACTGCGGACTCTTACGACTGAACTTGGAAAACAGGTTCGTTAATACAAAGTTTATTTCACTATAATGAACATATTATCCGTTTAATTGAATAATATTTTAATATGAAGATCAAATTATTAAATAGAACGAAGTCTAGGGATAAGAGGAATTTGGACCGATTTGGTCCGAAAGAAGAATTAACCCTTTAAATAAATGATCTTACTTCCCCATTTATAGAACAGATCCATTGAGATCGTAAGAAGGAGACCAAGAGCGAGTAACGTTCCTAGGAGGAATTTTTCCTTCTTCTCAAATCCAAGTCTTGCTCGGACAAGAAAGACAGAGATCCAAGCAGGATAGAATAAATTGGCAAATACCCGAGTGCTATCCGCAGTAAAGAAAGTCACAGCCAAGGTTGCTAAGCAAAGAAGAAGCATCAGGATCCTACGTCGGACAACGCTTTCTATCCAAAGGAATATAAGTCCATTCAAAAAAGAGAATAATGTCAAAAGAAGAAGACTCGTATGCATAGAATACCAAGTCCTTAGATCCAAGGACTGAGCCGTAGAAAGTCTTCTCTCTACGAGAGGAATGCCATACGAATAAAAAAGAAGAATAGAACTCAATCGTCCAAACAAAAGTCCGACTATCAGTACGATAAGAGAAGTCCTGTCCAGCTTCTTCTCAAAAAAGAATACGAATCCAACGAGTCCCGCAATTATAGAGAACTGATAAAAATGGGTCCACGCTCCTAGAACGCAGATCAGAAAAAGAAAAGAAAGATAGGAAACCTTCTTCTTTTGCAGATCCAAACGATCCAGACAAAGGATGAGAAGAATGGACCATAAAAACGTAAAATGATCCGGAAATCCGATCCAATTCGTTTGGATCAAAAATAAGGGAGACAGTAAAAGAAAAAGACCAAAGAATAAAGCGGCAAAGATACCCAAGCTATTCGCCGCATAAACTACGAGCAAAGTAGATGAGAAAAATAGAATATAAGAACAATATCTTTTAAATTGTTCCGGAGAAAGCTCCGCCTTGCTCAAATAAATATGATACGGAAAAAGAAAGGAATCCGAATCATATTCCGAAGACAGATCCGTTTTAGCCAAATAATAAAATCCGGAATTGATCACCTTGGATTGAGGATTGGACTTATATAAGAAATAAGAACCTTCTTTAAATACAAAGAAGAATAGAAAGCCGAATAAGATACTAATAAGTAATCTTTTATGATTTCGGATCTTATCTTTTAAATCGGAAAGAGGCAAAGACATTCCCAGGAAAGATGAACGGGAATATCGTGAAAGGAACGCTTAAGAATTGCAATAAACAAAAATAGATTTTCGCTTCTAAATTTTTCAATATTCAATCATCGGAAAGAGAAGAGGACCAAAGTAAAAGGGAATCTCTTTCCCCTAGATTCGCAAGCTCTTGTAAGTCCTTTCCTAAGAAGGTCATGGTATCCCCTTCTTCCAGATCGAACCATTTCCCTCCTACCTTCAATCTCAGGCTTCCGGATTGAAGCAGTAGATTTTGTCTCTGCTTAGATTGAGTTTTTGTAATAAAGGTCTTAGCCACTCCTGAGAAAAGACGGACCTCGAATAGTCTGACCTGAAACCTCGTTTCTTCATGCAAGAGAGGACGGATCTTGTAATTGCCGCCTTCCAATTGATTCTCTTCAGAGTCTTCTTTTCTAAAGATCTTAGGAAATTCCTCTTTGGAAAATTCCATCAAACTAGAAAGAGGAAGCCGGATCGCTCTGGAGATTTTCCACAAAAGCGCGATGGAAGGGGCAGCCTTGCCTGACTCCACCAAACTCAACATTCCTCGACTCACCTGAGAAAGCTCAGCCAGTTTCCCTAAAGAAAGGCCAAGTTCTTGTCTTCTCTTTCGAACCAAACTGCCAATGGATTGGATCAGTCCCCTTTCGATCGGATCGATAGTAGGCATTTCTTTTCCCTCCTTTTTACCCGAGTTTTGTTTCAGTTCCAAAGAAATTCTCTTAT
The Leptospira semungkisensis DNA segment above includes these coding regions:
- a CDS encoding sulfurtransferase, whose product is MKNTLIYTSLLAVSLGLLGNCGGGGGGSSAGLAALGLGGGTGVKVSSASDLVVESSDNYDDNKYGLISSTTLRTWVSNWSANKPAGITGNLVIYQANRVGTDSNKSLILPTTGVKVFVAVDGNTPAQYSWKTFRETRSNGTISIPGGNASTGGFGIISGANIDAWFQTYGIDPTKDLIVFASGNGDNYGSIGHQHYISKYWGVDNTHLAVLNGSIKGQFPESELGNDSDASVPPLDGTFSVKQLKHVDNRVLALSVQDIIDIAKNNGNHSVAGVSKNVLIADVRTKNTVDDPSTYTASAGYQEYAGAENATGTTLTGGGAIAFEGHLKGAVFVPHYNFVDRSTLDNAYAYGTSAVGTFATLKFKSKAAVKDLWDNYGTTGGPNTGASAWQEGQTVLQYCRTNTRSQTSGLTTSLILGRPTTFLEDGWSIFGLLAGSFPSATNFNADVTTGDVYPSVPDDFAPDVQGAVETGTYASPVAGAHYNSGVKESTVNYFGINSGGITTKKVFEDDWNYKNQ
- a CDS encoding helix-turn-helix domain-containing protein — translated: MPTIDPIERGLIQSIGSLVRKRRQELGLSLGKLAELSQVSRGMLSLVESGKAAPSIALLWKISRAIRLPLSSLMEFSKEEFPKIFRKEDSEENQLEGGNYKIRPLLHEETRFQVRLFEVRLFSGVAKTFITKTQSKQRQNLLLQSGSLRLKVGGKWFDLEEGDTMTFLGKDLQELANLGERDSLLLWSSSLSDD